From a region of the Arvicanthis niloticus isolate mArvNil1 chromosome 6, mArvNil1.pat.X, whole genome shotgun sequence genome:
- the LOC117709838 gene encoding testis-expressed protein 19.2, translating into MCPPVSVRHGARGMSCLYRAWLYQLVHGEQMKICFACFKAAFLVVKNMLEMGDWEEEVWDSEPMELSETGSEPEEWPGLSWGEGQGHLPHGISVSAGSGAVAPGLVGAEGIGLGPQPVPTELGPQEAVPLDLGPEDAEWTQALPWRFDGLSPCSHWLIPPLSWWDIFNVSPSPGQPILLELSPTWPMDPLEAEAWLVDLKFVFLLGGFDAICYMLSMTPCWAVRTRVQRWQVLLDPGEVRVAQLQNAPEQQDLHRWKLSILESSELGVELVPADCSLRKGGFKVHSYLPWHNSTPEAWSREPGERLLVTEVVSLRELPCFRSPSPDPHD; encoded by the coding sequence ATGTGTCCCCCAGTCAGTGTTCGCCATGGGGCCAGGGGCATGTCCTGCCTCTATCGAGCCTGGCTGTACCAGCTTGTCCATGGAGAACAGATGAAGATCTGCTTTGCTTGCTTCAAGGCAGCTTTCCTGGTCGTTAAGAACATGCTGGAGATGGGGGACTGGGAAGAGGAAGTGTGGGATTCTGAACCCATGGAGCTCTCAGAGACAGGGTCTGAGCCGGAGGAATGGCCCGGGCTTAGCTGGGGAGAGGGCCAAGGTCATCTGCCACATGGCATCTCTGTCTCGGCAGGTTCTGGGGCTGTGGCACCAGGTCTTGTAGGGGCAGAGGGGATAGGGCTGGGACCCCAGCCTGTGCCCACTGAGCTGGGGCCTCAGGAAGCTGTACCCCTGGATCTGGGTCCTGAGGATGCTGAGTGGACCCAGGCCCTTCCCTGGAGATTTGATGGCCTTTCTCCCTGCTCCCACTGGCTCATCCCTCCTCTGTCCTGGTGGGATATTTTCAATGTAAGCCCATCTCCTGGGCAACCTATATTATTGGAGTTGAGCCCCACCTGGCCCATGGACCCGTTGGAAGCAGAAGCTTGGTTGGTAGATCTGAAGTTCGTTTTCCTTTTGGGTGGCTTTGATGCCATCTGCTACATGCTGTCAATGACTCCCTGCTGGGCCGTGAGAACCCGTGTCCAGCGCTGGCAGGTGTTGCTGGACCCAGGTGAGGTGAGAGTGGCCCAGCTGCAGAATGCACCTGAACAGCAGGACCTGCACCGCTGGAAGCTAAGCATCCTGGAGTCCTCAGAGCTGGGGGTGGAGCTGGTGCCTGCTGACTGCAGCCTGCGGAAGGGAGGCTTCAAGGTTCACTCTTACTTGCCCTGGCACAATAGCACCCCAGAGGCCTGGAGCAGGGAGCCGGGGGAGAGGCTCCTTGTCACAGAAGTTGTATCTCTGAGGGAGTTGCCCTGCTTCCGTTCCCCCTCCCCTGATCCACACGACTAA